A part of Rattus rattus isolate New Zealand chromosome 4, Rrattus_CSIRO_v1, whole genome shotgun sequence genomic DNA contains:
- the LOC116897952 gene encoding olfactory receptor 5AC1-like: protein MVERNLTLVTEFVLAGLTERPELQIPLFLAFLIIYLITMVGNLGLIALIWKDPHLHTPMYLFLSSLAFADSCTSSSVTPKMLVNFLSTDREISLIECYTQFYFFCSSATAECFLLLVMAYDRYVAICNPLLYPVVMSNKLCTQFIVITYVIGVLNSTIHVGLLIRLTFCRSKVIDHFYCEIVQLFTISCTDPTINMLVVLICSIFIQGFTFANIVVSYSRVLFAILRKKSEKGRSKAFSTCSAHLLSVFLFYGTLFLIYILPGSEPAEDKEQLFSLFYTIIIPLLNPFIYSLRNKEVLGALRRLIKK from the coding sequence ATGGTGGAAAGAAATCTAACTCTGGTGACTGAGTTTGTCCTCGCAGGACTAACTGAGAGACCCGAGTTGCAGATTCCGCTCTTCCTGGCTTTTCTCATTATCTACCTCATCACCATGGTGGGCAACCTCGGACTGATTGCCCTCATCTGGAAGGACCCTcacctccacacccccatgtacttatTCCTCAGCAGCTTGGCTTTTGCTGACTCATGCACTTCATCCTCTGTGACCCCCAAGATGCTTGTCAATTTTTTATCTACAGATCGTGAAATATCCCTGATTGAGTGCTACACccaattttactttttttgttccAGTGCAACTGCAGAATGTTTCCTCCTGCtagtgatggcctatgaccgctatgtggccatatGCAATCCCCTCCTTTATCCAGTGGTGATGTCCAACAAGCTCTGCACTCAGTTTATAGTCATTACGTATGTTATAGGCGTTCTGAATTCAACAATTCATGTGGGTTTGCTAATTAGATTAACTTTCTGCAGGTCCAAAGTTATAGACCATTTCTACTGTGAAATTGTACAATTGTTCACAATTTCTTGCACCGATCCTACAATTAACATGCTCGTGGTGCTTATCTGTTCAATCTTTATACAAGGCTTCACATTTGCAAATATTGTAGTCTCCTATAGCCGTGTACTCTTTGCCATTCTGAGAAAGAAGTCTGAGAAGGGCAGAAGCAAAGCCTTCTCTACCTGCAGTGCCCACctgctctctgtctttttgttctaTGGTACGCTCTTCCTCATCTATATCCTTCCTGGGTCTGAGCCGGCTGAAGATAAGGAacaactgttttctttattttacacaaTAATAATCCCCTTGCTCAACCCATTTATTTATAGTCTGAGGAACAAAGAGGTTCTAGGAGCCCTAAGAAGACTAATAAAGAAATAA